The Chroicocephalus ridibundus chromosome 4, bChrRid1.1, whole genome shotgun sequence genome contains the following window.
AACAGTAGATGATGAGCTGGGCGATGGCAGTATCAGTGCTATGCTTCACTCACCTCAGCGCTGCAGCGGGCGGCTTCTGGAAGCCtgaatttgcattattttcaagCTGGCTGTGGTTTTCAGTCTCTGGAGTTATGCCAAAGGGCCTCCAAATTTTACCACTGCACTTTACTTGTGTGGGGCGTCCAGAGAATTTCTAGCAGTGCCGTGCCACAGAGCAGGGCTTGGGAAACCGGGCGGTTTGAGGGGGGACGAAGCACTGGAATTCCCGTCGCAGAGGCTGTAAAGCTTCAGTGTCCCTCTGTTTCCCTGGCGGTCTGTACTCGTGTTCTCCACCACAAGGCAGGCAAGTTGAGCTCAGTGTGACTAACGTGCTGTTCGTTTTGCGGATGCTCCTGCAGGGCCACAAGCTGAAGGAGAGTTTGACCCCTGTGCTGAACCTGCTGACTGAGAGTGCCCGAGTCCACCGCCAGACGAGGAAGTTCCTGAAGGCGAAGGTACGCTGTGGTTCAGCCGAAAGTTGAACGGTGCTGCgctgaggagagaggagaatAGCAAACCGCCTGATTATTCCATCCTCCAAACAGACCTCCTCTACCTCTCCACTAATGGATGGGTGGTTGAGGCCTTTGATACCCACAGTGTTTTTTCCGTATCTCCCGCTGTCTTGTAAAACGCACATACATTTTCCCCTGTCTGACCTGCTTTTGCTGTTCCAGCCCCACTGATCACCCCTCGCTGTGGCCTTGTAGGTGCTGCCTCCGCTCCGGGACGTGAGGAATCGCCCAGAGGTGGGGAACTCGCTGCGGAATAAGCTGGTGCGTTTGATGACCCACATCGACACTGACGTGAAGCACTGCGCGGCAGAGTTCCTCTTCGTGCTCTGCAAGGAGAGCGGTGAGTTGCAGGGGCTTGTTGTGGGCTTTGGTGACAGGGAGTCCTGGAGCTTGGCCTCTGGGCAAGCCCAAGAGCGTGGGATGGGTGaccctctgcagccagcaggaaCTTCTGTCTTCCCTTGGGCCAGATACACCAAGTAGGGAAATGTGGAGAGCATCCAAGTGTTCTGTGGGAAAGAGTTGCTGTCTCTCGTGCCAGCGGTGAGTGAAGAGCTCTGCTGGAGGAcaccccgacaccctgcagaCACCTGGCCTGCATTCAGACCCCCACCCCGTGGGTGTTGTCCCCACCATTCCTGGTGCATAGTGTGGGAGCCTTGTTCCCTGTCAAGAGTTCAAAGAAGTGTTGGCATTTCTGGGGCTCCGTGGCCTTGCACCGATCTTGCTGTCGGGGCGCAGAGGAGCAGACggggctggagaggcaggaggagaagcacAGGGTggtctctctccccttctcccggCAGTGTCGCGGTTTGTGAAGTACACGGGCTACGGGAATGCggctgggctcctggcagcaCGAGGCCTCATGGCTGGTGGTCGGGAAGAGGGAGAGTACTCAGAAGATGAAGACACAGACACTGAGGAGTACAAAGAGGCAAAGCCCAAGTAAGGAATTCTGCTCCCCCTCTATAGCACCCCTCTTCTGCGCCTTCTTCCCACTCCTGCTCTGTCCCTTTCTTCGtctgcctccctgccctctcccttgTCGTGCTCTTGCCGTGCACATTTCCTTGCGCATTACTTAGCGTTTCACCCTGACCTTTCATGTCCTGTTCCACCCTCTCTACCTGGTCCTTGGGTGAAATGCCCCCGTGGCCGAGCTGCTCGTGGTGTGGCTGGTCACCGGTGCGATAGTCAGTCCCTGCAGCCGGGCACAGGCTGGAGAGCAAAGCGGTTCCTTCAGCCAGAGCCCATTCTGCACCAGCCCCGTCCGTGTGCTCGTGGCAGTGTCTCTCTAATCCATATCCTACACCCTTTTCTGGCGTCTGCACGTCTCAGTACGGCGCAGCCTTTTGCTGTGTGCTGGGATAAGGGTGGTCCCTTCCGGCAGCAGGGTTGGAAGTGCCAATTACTCCTCTCCGTCTCTAGAGCCCTGTGCTGCTGGAGTGAGCtagtttttgggggttttgtgggttttttcttgtggttttcttgttgtttttttttttttcccctcctttgcctGCTAGTGGGTGGTGGTGACTGGAGGGGTGAGCAGGGAGAGCTCCAGGACTGTGCTCAGCTGCGGGTCCCATACGTTCTAGCATCCTGTTCAATGTGCTCTAtaggttgggttttggttttttgttgttttttttttctgtgttagctTTTTGCCTCCTGACttgaggagagggaagaagtgtCGTCTGCCCTTGTGCACCTGGTTTAAAACTGCGGTGTGGGATTGGCAGGATGGGGATGTTGCCCACagcagagaggtgggagggaTTTGTAAAGGGGGACGACTGTGCGTAGGACATAGGGAAAGAGATTGGAAGCACCACTTTGCACTTACCTTTTTGTCCCGGCTTACTGTTCTTCTTGCAGCATTAACCCTGTGACGGGACGCGTTGAGGAGAAACTGCCCAACCCCATGGAAGGGATGACTGAGGAGCAGAAGGAATATGAAGCCATGAAGTTAGTCAACATGTTTGACAAATTGTCCAGGTACTAGAAAATTGTGTGTGTTCATGTCTGCGTTAGCACCTGTGTGTCTGTGACTTACATTTATCACAGACCTTTCTTTGAACgtattgaatcatagaatcatggaatcttcatggttggaaaggacctttgagatcatcgagtccaaccaaacaacctacaatctctggcactagagcatgccctgaagtgccacatcgaGACGtttcttgaacacctctagggatggtgactcagccccctccctgggcaggctgtcccagtgacCACCACTAACCAAAGGGGTGGAAGAGAGAGAGTGGGGGGATACATGGGGAAATACTTCCTTAAGTTGGGCCCCATTATGTGCAGGGGAGGGCACTGCAAGCCCCACACACCTCTTTGGCATGATGGCATACTGCGAAATTCCTCTACGTGCCTGCGCTGCGTTTGCAGGCACCTCAGTGAGAGCAGCAGCCCCTGTCCTGGCAAGGCTGCTCAGTAGGAAGCAGCATTTTGGGGACAGATGGCAGCCAGTGCCACCAATCCCTTTCCCTGCAGGAGTGCTTTCTCTAGTCCTCTTTCATCCATCATTAATAGGTGCCACAGAGGAGCCCAGAGCCTGCCAGCTGGGTTTGGACCACCCCGAGGGCGGGAGGGAAAAGGGCAGTGCGTTTAACGCATGTATTTCCGTCGTGTGTTAGAGGAACACCGATGCCAGCCCTAGTTTTCCTCTGGCAATCCTGTACCACACAGAACAGGACCCTAAACCAGCCTGTTCCAGGGAACCTGAGAATGGCAACACGTGTGGGCTGTGCTTCCAGCCGTGGCCTCACCATGCTGGGCGTTTTACGGCTAGAACTGCCCCCAGCTTCTAAAAAGGGATTCTTAGTGGTGGCCTGGGGTTGTCCTGGGCTGCCTCTGGGCAGTTTCCACAAGCCCCCTGCTTCTGCTGTAATCCTCACTGTTCGTGTGTGTCTGCTGCAAGTCTGCgttctcttcccccctctcctccccgcctgCAGAGAGCAGGTCATCCAGCCCATGGGCGTCACGCCCAGCGGCAACCTGGCCCCCATGGAGAACGCCATCCACGACATGGCTGACGAGAGGTCGTCGTCCGACTCGGACCTGGGGCTGGACTGATCCAGAGCTTGCCCCGGCCTCGGAGAGCTGGGGAGCCTCCGTCCGCGCTCCCTCCGGAACTGGTGCTGCACCCAGAGGCTGGTGCGGGGCCAGGACTCTCCCTGTGGGACCCGGATCCAGCCTGGACCCCTCACCGTTCACAACAAGGAACACctgcctccttcccagctccacaaccacctctccttccagagggtcTTCATGGCCCGCCTCCGCCTCGGTCTCTCCTGTCAGCAGCCTTGAGGATTTCATACTCCAAATTGCTTCCAGGACTTTCCAgtaggatatttttattttttttttttaaatacatgatgTTTGGGCAGAAGGGCGGGGGGAGGATCTGTCTGTCACACCGCCGGGGCTCAGCAACCTGCGGAGCACCTGGTGCGTGTGCCGATGCTCGTGTGGCCGCTTGTTGGCGTGTGCGTGGCCGTATGTGGCTACGTGTGGCCGGCCCTgcgtggggggaaggagggactgCGGGAGAGGCTGCGAGCGGCTGCTCAGGCAGTTCTCGGGGGGTCCGCGGGGCGTCTTGGCGCAGTGCAGCCGTTCCATCAGCAGGTAGCCGAGTGTGCGCGCGCTGCGTATGGCTGAGCGTGACGGTGTCTGTGCACACCCAGGAGCGCATGGACTTGCGCGTGTCCCCGTGAGTGCAGAGTGGTGTGCGCTCTGCAGGGAGGCGAGGAAAGCCTTTGTGTGACGCTGCCAGCATTCCCCTCGGCCGCAGGAGAGAAAGGAGCGGGTGACTGCCAGGAACGCTCTGGGATTCGGTCTCTGGCACCGCGCAACGTTCCTGTTACCATGGAGTTTAGTTTCTGGCATGAGCCTTTCCCCATCTCATGCTTTCCAAATGAAAGGCCAAAATCTGGGCTTTGTCTGCTGCCCCCGCGGCTGCCTCGGCTTTCCCACATGTCCACTGCTGTTTGCACCCGGGGCTGCTGTTGGTCCTGTCCTTCGCTGTGGCTTAGATCCgtctttttcgttttttttttttctgttttgttctttttcttaaagaaaattgttttaaagaaaatattccagTTTGTCTCATGTACCAGAGTTCCAAAACTTACTATCACAAGTAGGAATGCAAAAGTGAAGCTAGAATAAAGAAAACCTGACAAATGGGCGCGTGGCAGTGATTCATGGAACGCGGTGTCTCTGAGCACGTAAGGAAGTACCCTTGGCTTTTTCTGACGCACACACGGTTCTCCTCCGATCACCCTGACCTTTACAGGTTTATTTGGGAGGTAAAACTTTAGCGTTCAACTGGGGCGAAGCCAGAGCCTTTCCCTGCACCACGATCACCAAGTATAACCGAGTGGAGCATCCCACAATTACAGTAAGCGTTGGAGCCTGTGGATTGCAAAACCACCTCAGCTGGACGCTGGGGCCTCACGGCACACCGCCGTTTGCAGGATGCTCCTCATCGCCTTTGCAAATGCTCCGTAATGGCTGAGAACGGTGCCCGCCAGCTGTTTTCTGCCTGTGTGGTGGGGATTTGCTGCTCAGCCCCGGTGAGGGTTTGGCAGTGGGGTTTGCAGAGGTTTCTGCctcccggcggggccgcggctctgagGGGGAGCAGGACGGGGCTGCCCGGGCTCCAGAGCGGCAGCGCGTCAGGCACCCGGCAGCCGGGGGCGAGCGGGGGTTTGCAGGCGTTCCTGCCTGCCTGGTGTTAGGGGCTGGTGCTGGTTTTCTGAAGACGGGCTCTGTGATGTGCGAAGCTGAAGGAATGCTTCCTCTAGTTCAGTTCTTCAGTGATTAAGGACTTGTTTTAGGAGTCGTGATTAAAGTCCCAGGCTCTCCCAGGGGCGTACGGTATTTATGTAAGACTGACCCACTGAGGTTGATGGATAGGCTTCTGTCAGGAGAATAGCTTCAGCCTGTTGCAGTTTTTAGGCcaactgcatctttttttttttttttttttttttaagtaactagCAAAAACCCCCACCACGAACCTGTGTGAAAATGCAGACCTCTGATCTCCTTCCAGCTGTTAAAGCTCTCCGAAGCTTTGCGTGCAAAAGGGAAAGCCGGGGGTGTATTTTTAGTGTAATGCTTCTGGTATTGGTATATTCTGATTTTCTATCGTGCGTAACCCCCTGACGTGCAGCTGGCAGGCCCTGCTCTGAAAAGCCCCGCTGCAGGGGCCAGATGAGGCGCAGGCGCTTCTGGAGTAAGGCTTTATAAACAGGCTGCGGCTTAAAATCACCACATCCCCACCATTTTTGGTGTGAAGCGATGTGCCACGAGGCTCCTGGTGCTCTGCAAAGGGAGAGAACGACCCTCCGGCTTTTGCTGAGGCTGTTCAAACCCCCCACGGGGCCGGGCCCGGCTGCGAGGAGGAACGCGTGGGTACCGTTGGGTTGTGCAGTTGGATAAACAGCTCTGCTCTGAACAGGAACTTGTTTGAGCCTTTCCTCCAGGAAGCAGCGAGGACACCGAGTGCTGGACTCTGTTCCTGTAGCGGTGGGTGTCCCGAGCTTCTCTGGGGTCCCTATAAATCATCTGATTTATAGCTGATGAGTATTAGGTGCAAACACTTGTAATTACGTAAACAGATAGCCATGAAACAGCGTCTGGAGGCTCcggctctgccctgggaagaGCTTTAGGCAGAGCCGTTGGTAACTGCTCCAGTGCCGTGTCAGCCTGACACAGCTGTGGGCTCCAATGCTTTCATTCCCTTCGCGCGGGTTTTCTGCGCTCGAGAATAGCGGCACAAACGCTTTGCACTTTGTTGTGCTTGTTGAGAGCCGGCGCTGATCCGGGATCGCCTCTACGACAGCTGCTGTGACAAACATGGGTCACCTGGGTGTGACTCCGGTCCCCACAGCCCGGTTTGGGTGCTGGCTGGCGACACCGATGCCCGGGTGCAGGGAAGAGGCTCTGCCAGCCTGCAATACGCCAAGCGCGGCTGCCTGGGCAcccctggggaagagcaggaCGTCACTGCAGCGCTGACACCGCCGCTGCCTGGGACAGCGTTTGCAGGGAGGAAAGGCACTTGTGTAAggctaaaaagacaaaaaagtaatAAACAAGCAGGTGAaaggagtggtggtggtggggacagaaTGTGTTCGAACACTAGGGAAGGTAAATTTACAGAAAAACCCCCAGGTGACATTGGCAAAAGAATTATAActctttattattaaataattaacaCTACACCAATTCAAAACTTCCAGCAGCTTGAGCTGGCGCTCCTGAAAAGGAATGGGGGGCAGGCCCCCCCGTGACAGCATTTGTCCCCCAATTCGCAGAGATTTCATCTGAAGAATAAACACTACCAgtctgcagcagctgaaagatCATGGCTGAGAGCAGCGTAtccgaggaggagctgggaaaggagCCGGGGGATGCTCAGTCCGGAGCGGGGAGCTGGAAAACCCACTCCAGACTGACCTTCACCAGGCCCCCCGAGGGTCTCTGGGGTGGGATGGCTCAGGAAGAGACCCAAATGGCAAGCAGCAGATGCACGGCTCCTCTGACAGGCTGGTGTGAGCCCAGGAGCTCCTGGCCGCTCACTGGTGAAGCTCTCGTGGCTGGACATCGCCAGATGGTGTCGATGTGCCGATGGGGTGACAGCCAGAGCTGGGGagcaggaaagtctctgctggtGGGTGCCGAAATGAGGTGAGAGAGGGAGGGGACAGCGCTTGGTGGCTACGTCAACTGTTCTGAAGTCTCAGGTCAAAAGCCTTCACGTGCAGAACCAGTTTGCCGCTTGGCATTTGGGCTTCTCTCCCTTCAGCGTCCCTTCCTTCACGGGCGGGGGCCTCTCTGCTCCGCTTCCCGGCGGGCTGGACTGAGCCGCAgcgtccctgctccccagcccgcTGGATGTGCTGCTGCAGAGCCGGACGCCTCTTCCAGGGCTCCCTGCCGCCATCGCCTTCCCTGCCCCTGCTGGGCACGCCAACGTCTCCTTTTCAAGGTGAGCGTcgccctccagcagcagggagccagcCCTCCTACTTGTCTCCTGCATCCAGCTAAAAACAGAAAGACCACGCAGTGTTTGCTGGGGTGTTTCGAACCTGCCAGCCCCGTTAGCTCGGCCGGCACTGCTTCTGAGCACCAAAACCCCCGAGCGAAGGggaatttgtttttcctgctttaccACATTTGCATCAGCTCCATCCGTCAGTGATCTGGAGCAGCACCAGCACTAAAGCAAGGGCTGGTTCATCTCGCACAAACGCAAAATGGCTGGTAGTGAAAAATCCCAAACCTGGCCAAAAGGCTAATAATTCCTACTCGTTCCTACCCTAAGAACAACCTGAACGTTAAAACTGGAATCTTGAAGCCAGATTTTCTCTCGGGTCAAAGAAGTCACATATGGACCTTGTATCTGTTAAAAATACAACTGGCTTCTGACCACGGCGAGGTGGCAGAGCCCCACTGCAGACAACGGAGCTGTGCCCATCGACACAGGCAGCAGAGTTACAGTTTAAGCAGAAGGTTACAACTTCtgcttaaattaaataaaaaaattaaaaagtgtttgATGCCAAACGTGGAGAAGTCTTCCCAGCCAGTCTAAAGTAATGTACTAATTAACATTAGCACTAAACTCAAAGTAATTAAGAACCTCTCTCCTCCGATTTCTCACTTCTGAAGATCTCGGAGAACTACAGATGTACAACAGGCACGGGGAGATAAATGACCAGCGGGGGAAGTCGTCAAGTCCGCAACCGAATTAACAAGTGACTGCTGCCGGGGGGGCGGGTACCCCGCCTGCTGCCCGTCGCACGTCTGGCCGCTGCAGCACCTTGTTCCGTCCCAGACATAGTGCAATTAGAGCCTCCCTCTCCTCACTGCTATTACTTGTTCCTCACCATCACCAGGAAAAACCACGAGAAATGAAACCAAAGCAATTAAGCAAATGTACAGGAAGAGGAAGGTTCCGCTAAGGTGATGCCTGGCCGCCCCCTTGGTTCAGCAGTTGTCCATGTTAACGTGCCATTAACGGCATCGCAGGCTCAGGGAAAAAGCGGCGTAAAAACCAATAAAAACCAAGGCCTGAACAGCAGCTTCCGCCCCCGAGAACGTGCCCCACTGCGTGTCGGCAGGCTCAGCGGGGTTTCCCAGTCTCCTCACACCCCCTTTATTTTGCTTAAGTGCACAGGTGAGTTTTCTGCTGACTTGTACTGGGTTAATTTGAACAGCTGATGGGCTTTTCTGGGTGGCCACTTCCAGCTCCAGGAATCTGTACCCTATAGGGCTTTTTCAGTGTGTTTGggagcaaataaaagaaaaaacaaccccaaacaaaaaaccctgagatAGAAAGCTTTTCGGTAATTGAGCGGGTCACTGCCTGAAGAAGCCCTGAAGTGCTCTCACTCCACCCAAAGCCTGAGGTTGGCAGATCCGCGTCCTCCCCCGCTGCGCCACCGAAACCTGCAGCAACAGCGCTCTGCTCTGTGGCACCGTCACTGGGGCACAGCGCTGAGGTTTggggttgtgggggttttgttttggttttttgcactTTACTGTGGTCCTTTTCTCTGAATGCAGACTGCAAGCATGGCAGTGGCGGTGCAGGTCTAACCCCAGCAAGCACAAACCCCGCAATAACTCCAGCACAAGGAATAAAGAGGgtgagggagggagatggggccCTGAGCCccttcccaccttttctttttccttctgaattagTGTTTGCATCTCCTCGttccagcccagcagctccaccaGCTTCTCGACCCCACTGACCACGTCCCCCAGCTGGGCTATGTCATTGTGGCGTCGCTGCCAGGCGAAGGGTCCCACGAGGTCTTGGTTGATCAGGACTCGGGGAACGGAGCTGCGGACGGCTCCTGCCAGGCTGGCGAAGGGCTCCACCTAAAGGAAGGCAACCCCAAGGAGCAGAGAGCCGGTCACCCCGCCGATGGGCACTGCGGGCGTGAACTCACTGCACAGGGAACTTGTAACCGCTGTGTTTAACAGTTCCCCCACCGTGGGCTAAAGCTACCCCAGCTTTGAACAGGTTATGGATGCCACCAGTTATCCGGTGGCCTGTCCTCAGGTAGCTACAAAACTCTTGCTCTCCAGGTGCCCACCGTTACCAGGAGCACACCACGTTTTCAGAGGGTCTCAGAGTGCACGCACCCTATTTCCTACCCTGCCACCTCAAATTTTACCTCAATAACCCAGCGTCTTGCCTTCTCCGCTAAACCCCCTCTCTCCTCTGGAGTCCCCCCGTTTTCCGTGTGCCTTTTTCTCCTTGTGAGCGGGGGTTTCCCTTAGCCCCAGACCTCCAGGGACGTTCCGATGACGAACAGCAGGTCTGCCATGGGGAAGTCTGTCACGTGCAGGAAGAAGCGCTGCGGGAGCTCCTCGCCAAAGAAGACAATGTCAGGCTTGACGACTCCAGTGCAGACAGGACAGTGAGGGACCTTGTCTGCCATGATGTCCCCCTGAAGCGAGAGCACCCAACACCGCTCATTACAGGGCAGCGCACACCTGCACAAGCTGGGTCAGAACCACAACACACCCTCGCAGCAACATCCTGCCCCAAGAATGGTCCCCTCCAATAAAACCTCTTGGCCCTGAGGGCGAAATAACAAGCCTACAACAGGTTCTCCTCCCTGCATTAATTTGTGTGTCGACGCCCAGCTGTGACCACTCACCCTGAAGTCCTCTCCTGGGAAGTTCCTTCGACAGACCATACAAGTGGCAGTGGCAAAGGTGCCGTGGGCTTCCACCAGTCTATCGGGAGGGATCCCAGCAACTGGAACACAGCGTGTGGGAGAGGACCAGCTCAGCGTCAGGTGACTGAACCAGAAACTCCACATTCACTGGGCATTTCCCCAGTCCTGCCTCCTGTTCTGTTTCTCACCCTCATCTCTTCCCGGTGCTTGGCTGCTGAGAGATGCGGAAGAGAAAACTCACCTCTCTCCAGCCCATCGATATTCTGGGTATAGAGGCGCAGGAGGAGCCCTTTGTCATGCAGGAGCCTCAGGAAATAGTGGGCGTAGTTGGGTCTGTAGTTGCCAGGGTAGAGCTCCTTGGCCAAAGTGAAAAAGGGCTTAGGGTTGGCCAAGAAATACATCAGTTCAAAGATGGCTTCTGGGTAAGGGATGTTGTACTTCTCAAGGTTACTGTAGAGGCCGCTCCCCGGGGACCTGCAAGGAGAGGAGAGTGGGGCTGGTAGTCAGAACGCAGGAAGAGATGCCACCCACCACCGAGCTAGACCAAGACACAACAGAGCAGACAGCCAGGCCCTCGGGTTCTCCCTGGCTGCTTTGTGCTGTCCATTGTGCGTCAAGAGAGGAGCTGAAGCTGCCTCTGCACAGAAGGAGAACCTGCCTGGcacccctgctctgctgccacccCACCTTCTCCCGGCTGCAGAGGTGTGCCCCAgttggaggaagggaagggccaCCCTGGTACGCCGTGAGGACCACGCTCTCTTCTATCTGGAGCGCCTCAAGCCTGTGCCACAGCCACGTTGGCGCTTCTCTGGTGGCCAAGGTGGTGCAGCGAGCACAGCCACAGAACCAGCAACAGGCCTGACTTAACCATCCTGAAGACCTGGGCCAGGATGGTCTGACTGGTGACGCCAGCCTGCCTTTGGCTGGAGAAGGAGGATCAGCAGGGACGGAAACTCCTGTGCCTAGTCTAGCCTGGCACAGATAAAGAAAATGGAGGggtgagaggaggagaaggcaccAGCATTACCTAAGCTGAAGATCTTGGCCCTCCCAGCACTGAAAAAGGACAAATGGAAGGATGGATGCATTACCTAAAATCCGGGATGCCGCTGGGGGTGCTAATCCCAGCGCcagccatcaccaccaccctGCGACACTCCTTCTTCCGAATTCGCTCTGCCACATCCTGCAGGGTGAGCTGCTGCTTCCCACCATCACCTCCCCATCTGCCCATTCCTAAAatggctctggcagcagcagccaaagagaagGGCCTGGTCCCTTGGATCCTGCTCGGAACAGAGAGAAAGCACAGCAGGTAGCGTACTGACAGTGACTTCAACTGAAAACTGCTCAGGGGAGGAAAACCACCCCAAGAATTTTGCAGAAAGCTCTTCAATCGGCAGGACTGTGTGCTAGTACTTAACAAGGAGAAAGCTTTACTCTTAATCTAATCCATACCCCAGGAGCAGACACTTTCCATTGTGCTTTCTTACACAGATCTAAAAATACCAAGTCATTGGTACCCCtgtgtgaggggtttttttggattgGGGTTGGACAAAGCACCGGGACATAGGACTGTGGGAACAGTGGCGCTGGCACTCACAAGTCTCATGGTCGATTTACACTGATCTTGGGATATGGAAGACCCTTTTCTATGTCCCGACTTTCAGGAAGTTTCTAACAGGGTGATACGGTCACCCTGGGACAACACTGCCCAGGTTAGCActgacattttcatttctctATTTCTCCCAAGGGCTCTGCCTTGAGAGAGCTCTGTGTCTAAATGGCAACCACAGGTCAGCATACATACAGATGGGGCTGAGAACAGTCATTATCATCTCAAGGAACAGTTTCTCCCCAGACAATTAGTGCTTGCTGGTGCAGGACATTGTGAGCAGTCCAGAGAAGGCGTGGCAATGCAAAGAGCCAAGCGAGAGCTGCTGGACTTTGGCAAACCACAAATAGCAATTACCAAGCTGTGTCGACTGTGGCCTCAGCGTGGTCAGGCCTGACTTTGCAAGGACACAGCTCTGCCTTGCCAGACCAGGTTCCTGGGGAGCTAAATTCACAATCAGCAAATGCTAATATTTCTCTGGTAAATCTCTCTACTCTTCGAGCTCCCAGGTCAGCTCTGGCTTACAGAGATGATGACCCATCAGCCTGTTTAGACAGGAGAGGTGATGTCCTCCATCCTGTGCTTTCACCGTATCAGTACCGGTTCCTTCCCTTTGGCATCCCGGTGCAGAGCCTGGTGGGATCAGGCACCAGCACCAGCTGTGAGGTGACAGTCACGCCACACCAGACTGCCCTACCTCCATGCTCCGGAGCTGGCTGTCCCTTTGCCATCCCCAGAGCAAAGGGAGAGCCGGGCCAGGCCCGCCGGGGCACCGCTGCTGCTGCCATCCCTGGGGCCGCGCTCCCACAGGCTCCTCCACGCTGCGAGAAAGCACAGAGCCGGTGAACAGGTGTTGGGGGAGAACCGGAGAGCAGCCACGTGTGGGTGACGGTGGTGTCTCCCCTCAGGGCCCACTGCTGACCCTCAgggcctgctcctgctcctcagcccccttCAGGGCCCGCTCTCCTCCCTCAGGGCCCATTCCTGCCCCTCACGGCCCactcccctccctcagcccctcctctgggccttctcctgctcctcagccctctTCAgggcccgctcccctccctcAACTCCTCTCAGGGCCCGCTCCTGCCCCTCAGGAGCTGCTCCCTTCCCTCAGGGCCTGTTCCTGCCCTTCAGGACCCCCTCGGGGCCCGTTTCCCGACCGCCCCCGCTCGGTCCCCGGGCCTCACCCGCCGCCAGGAgccggccgccgcgccgcgccccccgCTCCATGGCCGGGGCAGCGGCCGCActccccgccgggcccccgccgcggcgCTACCGCAGTGCCCCGAGTAGGCGCGCCCGCCCTGGCGGCCGCTCCTTCGGCAGCGACCCGGCCTCGCCCCTCTCCTCACCGCCTCCGGTTTGGGTCGTTTCGGGGATTTTGGGGGTGTttggt
Protein-coding sequences here:
- the SIRT3 gene encoding NAD-dependent protein deacetylase sirtuin-3, mitochondrial isoform X1, with the protein product MERGARRGGRLLAAAWRSLWERGPRDGSSSGAPAGLARLSLCSGDGKGTASSGAWRIQGTRPFSLAAAARAILGMGRWGGDGGKQQLTLQDVAERIRKKECRRVVVMAGAGISTPSGIPDFRSPGSGLYSNLEKYNIPYPEAIFELMYFLANPKPFFTLAKELYPGNYRPNYAHYFLRLLHDKGLLLRLYTQNIDGLERVAGIPPDRLVEAHGTFATATCMVCRRNFPGEDFRGDIMADKVPHCPVCTGVVKPDIVFFGEELPQRFFLHVTDFPMADLLFVIGTSLEVEPFASLAGAVRSSVPRVLINQDLVGPFAWQRRHNDIAQLGDVVSGVEKLVELLGWNEEMQTLIQKEKEKLDAGDK
- the SIRT3 gene encoding NAD-dependent protein deacetylase sirtuin-3, mitochondrial isoform X2, with the protein product MERGARRGGRLLAAAWRSLWERGPRDGSSSGAPAGLARLSLCSGDGKGTASSGAWSSPGTWSGKAELCPCKVRPDHAEATVDTAWIQGTRPFSLAAAARAILGMGRWGGDGGKQQLTLQDVAERIRKKECRRVVVMAGAGISTPSGIPDFRSPGSGLYSNLEKYNIPYPEAIFELMYFLANPKPFFTLAKELYPGNYRPNYAHYFLRLLHDKGLLLRLYTQNIDGLERVAGIPPDRLVEAHGTFATATCMVCRRNFPGEDFRGDIMADKVPHCPVCTGVVKPDIVFFGEELPQRFFLHVTDFPMADLLFVIGTSLEVEPFASLAGAVRSSVPRVLINQDLVGPFAWQRRHNDIAQLGDVVSGVEKLVELLGWNEEMQTLIQKEKEKLDAGDK